Proteins encoded by one window of Salmonirosea aquatica:
- a CDS encoding ABC transporter permease produces MLRNYLKIAFRNLTRNKGYSFINIGGLAIGMAVAMLIGLWVWDELTYDHYHKNHDRIAQVYQSQTFNGKISTGPAIPRPLEMALRNDYDENFKYIVMSSWRFRSILAYGEKKLVKEGNFMQQAAPKMLGLEMLSGRKDGLKDPNSILLAASTAQALFGNENAMGKVVKFNNKYYFKVTGVYADIPVNSEFNATTYIAPWEQYVTNTDWVKNSVDNWGNNSFQMFAQIADNSTMAQVSAKIRDVKSKNAPKDFIPFKPAIFLHPMNDWHLRSNFEEGVQTGGRIENVWLFGIISVFVLLLACINFMNLSTARSEKRAKEVGIRKSIGSVRSQLVSQFLSESFMVVGLAFAVAMILVLVALPSFNALADKKIEFAWANGHFWGASLLFILFTALLSGSYPALYLSSFQPVKVLKGTFRVGRYAELPRKVLVVMQFTISVALMIGTTMVFRQIQYSKNRPIGYDRAGLIQIPLTQFDFEGKYDFMRREFLNSDAVVEMSSASSPTTQIYSNTSGFTWEGKPEGFQEDLALTAVSYDYVKSLGLKIIAGRDFSRDFASDSNAVILNKTAVKYMGLKNPVGTILRDDNKENHTPPATVIGVVDDMITTSPYEPVKQSMYVLDKGGMASYYNLRLNPDQSASKSIATIESIYKKNFPDLPFEYQFVDEEYAAKFASEERIGKLSGVFTILAILISCLGLFGLTSFMAEQRTKEVGIRKVLGASVASLWRLLSKDFVMLVLISLLLATPLAGYFMDDWLQKYTYRTELSWWIFVAAGVGALAITLLTVSFQAIKAALMNPVKSLRSE; encoded by the coding sequence ATGCTTCGTAACTACCTCAAAATCGCCTTCCGCAACCTGACTCGCAATAAGGGGTACTCTTTCATCAACATCGGAGGTCTGGCTATCGGCATGGCCGTGGCGATGCTCATCGGGCTGTGGGTCTGGGATGAACTTACCTATGATCACTATCACAAAAACCACGACCGCATCGCGCAGGTGTATCAAAGCCAGACTTTCAACGGAAAAATTAGCACCGGGCCCGCCATTCCCCGCCCACTAGAAATGGCGTTACGCAACGACTACGACGAGAACTTCAAGTATATCGTGATGAGTTCCTGGCGGTTTCGGAGTATTCTGGCCTACGGTGAAAAGAAACTGGTGAAGGAAGGTAACTTCATGCAGCAAGCCGCCCCTAAGATGCTAGGGTTGGAAATGCTCTCGGGACGAAAGGATGGCTTGAAAGACCCCAACTCTATTCTGCTGGCAGCATCCACGGCCCAAGCCCTTTTCGGCAACGAAAACGCCATGGGTAAAGTCGTGAAGTTCAATAACAAATATTATTTTAAAGTAACGGGCGTGTACGCTGATATTCCAGTCAATAGCGAATTTAATGCTACGACTTACATCGCCCCTTGGGAACAGTACGTAACCAATACGGACTGGGTCAAGAACTCGGTCGATAATTGGGGGAATAATTCATTTCAGATGTTTGCCCAAATTGCTGACAACAGTACGATGGCGCAGGTTTCAGCTAAAATCAGGGATGTCAAATCGAAAAACGCTCCTAAAGACTTTATTCCGTTTAAGCCCGCAATATTTCTACATCCGATGAACGACTGGCATCTGCGATCTAACTTCGAGGAGGGCGTGCAGACGGGGGGGCGTATCGAGAACGTCTGGCTGTTTGGAATCATCAGCGTATTCGTGCTACTGTTGGCTTGCATCAACTTCATGAATCTCAGTACTGCCCGCTCAGAGAAACGCGCCAAGGAGGTGGGTATCCGCAAGTCGATCGGTTCGGTGCGTTCGCAGTTAGTAAGTCAGTTTTTGAGCGAGTCATTCATGGTTGTGGGATTGGCGTTCGCCGTGGCGATGATTTTGGTGCTGGTCGCTTTGCCCTCCTTTAATGCTTTGGCCGACAAGAAAATTGAATTTGCTTGGGCAAACGGTCATTTCTGGGGCGCGTCGCTATTGTTCATCCTGTTTACGGCCCTGCTTTCCGGCAGCTATCCCGCTTTGTACCTTTCTTCGTTCCAACCCGTGAAAGTACTTAAAGGTACTTTCCGCGTGGGTCGTTATGCCGAGCTGCCCCGGAAAGTATTGGTGGTGATGCAGTTCACTATTTCGGTAGCCCTCATGATCGGCACCACCATGGTGTTCCGGCAAATCCAGTATTCCAAGAACCGCCCCATTGGTTATGACCGCGCGGGGCTGATCCAAATCCCGCTGACACAGTTCGACTTTGAGGGAAAATACGATTTCATGCGCCGCGAATTCCTCAATTCGGATGCCGTAGTCGAGATGTCCTCGGCTAGCAGCCCCACGACGCAGATTTATTCTAATACTTCGGGATTTACGTGGGAAGGGAAGCCCGAAGGGTTTCAGGAAGATCTGGCTTTAACAGCGGTTTCGTACGACTATGTCAAGTCACTTGGCCTGAAAATTATCGCCGGACGTGACTTCTCGCGCGACTTTGCTTCTGACTCCAACGCCGTAATTCTGAACAAGACCGCCGTAAAGTATATGGGCCTGAAAAACCCAGTCGGTACTATCCTTCGAGACGATAATAAGGAAAACCATACACCTCCAGCAACGGTTATCGGCGTGGTCGACGACATGATTACGACCTCCCCCTACGAACCCGTGAAGCAGTCGATGTACGTTCTTGATAAGGGTGGTATGGCCAGCTACTATAATCTCCGGCTTAATCCCGACCAAAGCGCTAGCAAATCCATTGCCACCATTGAAAGTATTTACAAGAAAAACTTCCCCGACCTACCTTTCGAGTACCAGTTTGTGGACGAAGAATACGCCGCCAAATTCGCCTCCGAAGAGCGCATCGGCAAGTTGTCAGGCGTCTTCACAATACTCGCTATTCTGATCAGTTGCCTGGGCCTATTCGGGCTGACCTCTTTCATGGCCGAGCAGCGCACCAAGGAGGTCGGCATCCGTAAAGTACTGGGTGCGAGCGTAGCGAGTTTATGGCGACTGTTGTCCAAGGACTTCGTAATGCTGGTACTTATTTCCTTGCTACTCGCCACGCCACTGGCGGGGTACTTTATGGACGACTGGCTGCAAAAGTACACCTATCGCACCGAGTTATCGTGGTGGATTTTTGTGGCGGCGGGTGTGGGAGCATTGGCCATCACCCTGCTGACGGTCAGTTTTCAGGCAATCAAAGCCGCGCTAATGAATCCGGTGAAGAGTCTCAGATCAGAGTAG
- a CDS encoding ABC transporter permease gives MLKSYFITSLRALKRNWSYSLINVSGLTLGLACCLLLFMAVRYELSFDRHNANADRIYRMLGVDKSDPESKPNPGITFPALAALRNDFPELKDQLTMVSRIKSAVVSVSDQAGTDTKRFQENDGVITFAEPEYFNLFDYTWEKGSPQTALANPNTVVLSDQIARKYFGDTDPMGKTIRLENRMDFVVTGIVQSPLPTTSLPFDVFLSHASILAYGNSSPPDDWQSTYSGAQIYLMLPTSEPGAETPAARMEKQLVGFVNKYHRPEDAQKLRYVLQPLTDIHFATNTSNFAQRSISIEMIWSMVLIGLFILVTACINFINLATAQAIRRSREVGVRKVLGSTRAQLVRQFLGETSVLTTVAVVLALLVAQLSLPYVGELLNIKPGAVTLFSPMALAFLLMLGLLTTLLAGFYPALVLSGYQPILALKGKILSSGTNRYFTLRRGLIVGQFAISQLLIIGTIVAYSQMKYFRSVDLGFNRDAIITVTVPQNEPGQLENLRAQLTNVPGIEAISFGMTTPASMSNWTTGFHFENEDKDPDYGVLMRPADTAYVRTYGLKLLAGRMYLPADTIRELVINETFMKRLGFQKPEQVIGKMMTVAGGNVKKPIVGVVKDFNMFSLRDEVVPSVLTTERGNYRTMAIKLSTEKGGTETVRQILKKVETAWTATYPEFVFSYEFLDETLANFYKSEERMYSLLQLLAGVAIFIGCLGLYGVVAFMAESRTKEIGVRKALGASAAHIFGLFSTDFIRLVVIALVLSSPLAWYIMNQWLQKFEYKIAIEWWMFALAGGLAVGIALLTVSFQSVKAALMNPVKSLRSE, from the coding sequence ATGCTTAAAAGCTATTTCATTACCTCTCTCCGCGCCCTGAAGCGCAACTGGAGCTATTCACTTATCAATGTGTCCGGCCTGACCCTGGGGCTGGCTTGTTGCTTACTGCTGTTCATGGCGGTCCGCTACGAATTGAGTTTCGACCGGCACAATGCCAATGCCGACCGCATCTACCGCATGCTGGGTGTAGACAAATCAGATCCTGAGAGCAAGCCGAATCCCGGAATAACATTTCCGGCCCTGGCCGCCCTCCGCAATGATTTCCCGGAATTGAAAGACCAGCTCACGATGGTCAGCCGGATTAAATCGGCGGTAGTGTCGGTGAGCGATCAGGCGGGTACCGACACCAAACGGTTTCAGGAGAACGATGGCGTCATCACGTTTGCCGAGCCGGAGTACTTTAATCTGTTCGATTATACCTGGGAAAAAGGCAGCCCGCAAACGGCCCTGGCCAATCCTAACACGGTGGTACTTTCCGATCAAATCGCCCGCAAATACTTTGGCGATACCGACCCGATGGGCAAAACCATCCGGCTGGAGAATCGGATGGATTTTGTGGTGACGGGAATTGTTCAATCTCCCCTACCTACCACTAGTCTGCCTTTTGACGTTTTCTTGTCCCATGCTTCCATTCTGGCGTATGGCAACAGTTCTCCTCCCGACGATTGGCAGTCGACCTATAGTGGAGCCCAAATTTACCTAATGCTACCCACTTCGGAGCCTGGGGCGGAGACGCCAGCAGCCCGAATGGAAAAGCAGTTGGTTGGCTTTGTCAATAAATACCATAGGCCGGAGGATGCCCAAAAACTGCGGTACGTCCTGCAGCCGCTTACTGATATTCATTTCGCCACCAATACCTCGAATTTTGCCCAACGCAGCATCAGCATCGAAATGATCTGGTCCATGGTACTGATCGGCCTGTTTATTCTGGTGACGGCCTGTATCAACTTCATCAATCTGGCTACGGCCCAGGCCATCCGCCGATCCCGGGAGGTAGGCGTCCGTAAAGTATTGGGAAGTACCCGCGCGCAACTGGTGCGTCAATTTTTGGGTGAAACGAGCGTGTTAACCACAGTTGCGGTGGTTCTGGCATTATTGGTCGCGCAGTTATCTCTCCCTTACGTGGGCGAATTGTTGAATATCAAACCGGGTGCTGTGACGTTATTCAGCCCGATGGCACTCGCTTTTCTTCTGATGCTGGGGCTGCTGACTACCCTGCTGGCTGGCTTTTATCCCGCGCTGGTTCTGTCGGGGTACCAGCCCATTCTGGCGCTGAAAGGCAAAATCCTGTCATCGGGTACCAACCGGTACTTCACACTCCGGCGGGGGCTGATCGTGGGGCAATTTGCCATTTCCCAACTGCTGATCATCGGTACCATCGTGGCCTACAGCCAGATGAAATACTTCCGGTCGGTGGATCTGGGCTTCAACCGCGATGCGATCATAACCGTTACGGTACCGCAGAACGAACCGGGCCAATTGGAGAATCTGCGCGCCCAGCTCACTAACGTACCGGGTATAGAGGCCATTAGTTTCGGCATGACTACCCCCGCCTCTATGAGCAATTGGACCACGGGTTTTCACTTCGAAAATGAAGACAAAGATCCTGATTATGGCGTTCTGATGCGCCCGGCCGACACCGCCTACGTGCGTACCTATGGTCTGAAGCTACTGGCGGGACGCATGTACCTACCCGCTGACACCATTCGTGAGCTGGTCATCAACGAAACATTCATGAAACGACTGGGCTTTCAGAAACCCGAGCAAGTCATTGGGAAAATGATGACGGTGGCCGGAGGAAATGTGAAAAAGCCCATTGTGGGCGTAGTGAAGGACTTCAACATGTTTTCGTTGCGCGATGAGGTGGTTCCAAGCGTCCTGACGACTGAACGGGGCAACTACCGGACCATGGCCATTAAACTTTCGACAGAAAAGGGAGGTACCGAAACCGTCCGCCAGATTCTTAAAAAAGTCGAAACTGCCTGGACGGCCACCTACCCCGAATTCGTTTTTTCCTACGAATTTCTGGACGAGACGCTGGCGAATTTTTACAAAAGCGAAGAGCGGATGTATTCTTTGCTGCAGCTGCTGGCGGGCGTTGCCATTTTCATTGGCTGCCTGGGTCTTTATGGGGTCGTGGCCTTCATGGCTGAATCGCGCACCAAAGAAATCGGGGTGCGTAAAGCGCTGGGCGCTTCGGCGGCCCACATCTTTGGCTTGTTCTCTACCGATTTTATCCGTCTCGTCGTGATCGCTCTGGTACTGAGCTCGCCCCTGGCCTGGTACATCATGAATCAATGGCTGCAAAAATTCGAATACAAGATTGCTATCGAATGGTGGATGTTCGCCCTGGCGGGCGGATTGGCCGTAGGCATTGCGCTGCTGACGGTGAGCTTTCAGAGTGTGAAAGCCGCGCTGATGAACCCGGTGAAAAGTTTACGAAGTGAATAA
- a CDS encoding ABC transporter permease encodes MIRNYMKIAWRNLARNKGFSLINIAGLSIGLTCCMLIVLYTKDEVSFDRFEENKDQLYRVKVTISDEKESRTIGSTNAIHGPTFKQEIPEIEAIVRTQSSTFVVKKNNELINQPILFADPNFFEVFTMPLLSGSPGTVLADIHSIVLTEQTAQKYFNTTEVVGRTLDLKIGDNFQAFTVSGVARNCPENSSVQFDAVLPFTFQESMGWTDNEWLGFYMNTFVLLNKNANYQAVVPKINQVFASKSAFEISKIKDFNQKFYFDLQPFLQVHMDSELSEVRNGLGHGSSPIYSYILSGIALFILLIACINFVNLTVARSLKRAREIGVRKVVGSLRRQLVIQFLGESFLVAFIAFVLAIALAQFVLPTFNELANKQLALSYLLDIDLISAYLGLFLFTGFLAGFYPALVLSGFSPAQTLYNRVRFTSRNYLTRGLVVFQFALSVGLVIGTFAIYAQFEFLTNKDLGYNDENLMSFSLGRGGAGRQVLDVVKQELENTAGIEAVAAFNGNYNGTGAKIDGGRTLDFGYIGVDDNFLPTLQIPLEYGRNFSRDFPSDPIQSVIVNEAFVKEAGWKDPIGKEVNFEWKNQKLQVIGVIRDYHYASLKEKIKPLLLTQDPNYGLGKIFVKVAPDDIPATIRTIEKIFRKHVPLLPFEYAFEDITNAKRYEKEGKWKQVITLAAILSIFVSCIGLFGLATFNAESRVKEVGIRKVMGASMVRIVTLLSTDFIKLVLISIIIAIPVSYYAIGLWLNDFPYRIEISGWYFVMAALLAVSIATLTVGFQSVKAALMNPVKSLRSE; translated from the coding sequence ATGATTCGTAACTATATGAAAATCGCCTGGCGTAACCTTGCCAGAAATAAGGGCTTCTCACTGATCAATATTGCCGGGCTCTCGATTGGTCTGACCTGCTGTATGTTGATTGTCCTGTATACCAAAGACGAGGTTAGCTTTGACCGTTTTGAGGAGAATAAAGATCAACTGTACCGCGTGAAAGTGACGATCTCTGATGAAAAAGAATCCCGAACTATTGGCAGTACGAATGCCATACACGGCCCGACTTTTAAGCAGGAAATTCCGGAAATAGAGGCGATCGTGCGGACGCAGAGTAGCACGTTTGTCGTAAAAAAGAATAATGAGCTGATTAACCAGCCCATACTCTTCGCCGATCCTAATTTTTTCGAGGTATTCACAATGCCATTGCTTTCCGGAAGTCCTGGAACAGTGCTGGCGGATATTCATTCGATTGTATTGACCGAGCAGACCGCTCAGAAATATTTCAATACCACCGAGGTAGTAGGCCGTACCCTGGATTTGAAAATCGGGGATAACTTTCAGGCATTTACCGTTTCGGGTGTCGCCCGAAACTGCCCCGAAAATTCATCCGTGCAGTTTGATGCGGTACTCCCTTTTACCTTTCAGGAATCGATGGGCTGGACGGACAACGAATGGCTGGGATTCTATATGAACACCTTTGTCTTGCTCAATAAGAACGCCAATTACCAGGCTGTAGTGCCAAAAATCAACCAGGTGTTTGCTAGTAAGTCTGCCTTCGAAATCAGCAAGATCAAGGATTTCAATCAGAAGTTTTATTTTGATCTACAGCCGTTCCTGCAAGTTCACATGGATAGTGAGCTGAGTGAGGTGCGCAATGGCCTGGGACATGGCAGCAGCCCCATATACTCCTACATATTGTCAGGAATCGCCTTGTTTATTCTGCTGATTGCCTGCATCAATTTTGTGAACCTGACGGTAGCCCGATCTTTAAAGCGCGCCAGGGAGATTGGGGTCAGAAAGGTGGTCGGAAGCCTGCGCAGGCAACTGGTAATCCAGTTTCTGGGTGAGTCGTTTCTGGTTGCTTTCATTGCCTTTGTTCTCGCCATTGCCTTAGCTCAATTCGTACTGCCTACCTTTAATGAGCTGGCCAATAAACAGCTGGCGCTTTCGTACCTGCTGGACATCGATCTGATTTCGGCCTACCTGGGCCTATTCCTCTTCACAGGATTCCTGGCCGGGTTTTATCCTGCGCTTGTATTGTCCGGTTTTAGTCCGGCCCAAACCCTGTACAACCGGGTCAGATTCACCAGCCGGAATTACCTCACGCGGGGATTGGTGGTGTTTCAGTTTGCCTTATCAGTAGGCCTGGTGATCGGTACATTTGCCATTTATGCGCAATTTGAATTCCTGACCAACAAGGACCTAGGCTATAATGATGAAAACCTAATGAGTTTTAGCCTGGGGCGTGGCGGTGCCGGGCGTCAGGTACTTGATGTGGTAAAGCAGGAGCTGGAAAACACGGCCGGCATTGAAGCCGTAGCGGCTTTCAATGGCAATTACAACGGAACAGGTGCAAAGATCGACGGGGGACGTACCCTGGACTTCGGCTACATTGGTGTGGATGACAACTTCCTGCCTACCCTGCAAATTCCCCTAGAATACGGCCGTAATTTTTCCAGAGATTTTCCTTCCGATCCGATCCAGTCGGTAATTGTCAACGAAGCTTTTGTCAAGGAAGCTGGCTGGAAAGATCCTATCGGAAAAGAGGTGAATTTCGAATGGAAAAATCAGAAACTTCAGGTGATCGGCGTGATCCGTGACTACCATTATGCCTCGTTGAAAGAAAAAATAAAACCGTTGCTGCTGACTCAGGACCCCAACTACGGCTTAGGGAAAATTTTCGTCAAAGTAGCCCCCGACGATATCCCGGCTACGATACGGACCATAGAAAAGATATTCCGCAAGCACGTACCACTGTTACCCTTTGAGTATGCGTTTGAAGATATTACCAATGCCAAAAGGTATGAAAAGGAGGGGAAGTGGAAGCAGGTCATTACGCTGGCTGCAATTTTGTCCATTTTCGTTTCCTGCATCGGTCTGTTTGGACTGGCTACTTTCAATGCCGAAAGCCGGGTTAAGGAAGTGGGAATCAGAAAGGTGATGGGTGCATCCATGGTTCGCATCGTCACGCTTTTATCCACTGATTTCATCAAGCTGGTATTGATCTCGATTATCATTGCCATACCGGTTTCTTACTATGCCATTGGCTTGTGGCTGAATGACTTTCCCTACCGTATCGAAATTTCCGGATGGTATTTTGTAATGGCAGCCCTGCTGGCTGTTTCGATTGCTACCCTGACGGTCGGGTTTCAAAGTGTTAAAGCGGCCCTAATGAATCCGGTGAAGAGCTTGCGGAGTGAATAA
- a CDS encoding ABC transporter permease → MLTNYLKIAFRNLIKNRTYSLINIVGLAMGMAVSVLILMFVMHEFSYDKFHENHARIYRILAKIKMGDQDLQMNSFSAKLGPALEKYNSQVEGFVRMKAAVDKVVMKNPARGEEAFYEQNFVFTDPSFFKVFSFKIKEGSAASLDQPFTMVISERAAQKYFGDENPVGKSLTYEGRYPLQIIGVAENPPSNSSFDFDFVASALTYPQLSENNNMEWEKAGIFNTYLLLDSEQSVAVVEKNIKREGKKTGAFAEDADYHLEGLTTIHLGNNFNDSGNTKLIYIFTGVAVLILLLALFNYMSLTTARATLRAKEVGVRKVVGANRGGLVRQFYVESVLLCSIAFALAFVLVQLLRQPFYNLLNLRIDSSFLFSPAFLGYLIGLLVLSALVAGSYPALVLSGFAPLEVLRGRLAGGQSSAGVRRFFMVLQFTVSIVLIVCSLVVKNQLSYMQNKKLGLYKDQVLSIPLSSTVADNYFPLRNEIRDQAGVQNVAVTNAGLFKGYNMFFLNNFTTKQQVPLVTYSVDHNFTEILGLNWKTKPNAAQWKNQNYVVLNETALKELGIQGDPIGQEVVQGSKIAGILKDFHFSSIQSEIKAMGLFVANDTTNIVKALGGRGVLYVRLDPKADMQEKVAAIGRIFKKYDQEKPFEYYFLDDAFNETFKTEIRMSTMFTVFTSFAVFIACMGLFGLAAFTAETRTKEIGIRKVLGASVASLVTLLSRDFLNLVVVALVIASPIAWYVMNEWLRDFPYKISIGWWMFALAGGLAVGVALFTVSFQAIKAALMNPVKSLRSE, encoded by the coding sequence ATGCTCACCAACTACCTCAAAATCGCCTTCCGAAACCTGATTAAAAACAGGACGTACTCACTCATCAACATTGTTGGTCTGGCAATGGGTATGGCGGTGTCGGTACTGATTCTCATGTTTGTGATGCACGAGTTCAGCTATGATAAGTTTCATGAGAACCACGCCAGGATCTACCGGATTTTGGCCAAAATCAAAATGGGGGATCAGGACTTGCAGATGAATTCTTTCTCGGCCAAACTAGGTCCAGCTCTTGAAAAATATAATTCCCAGGTTGAGGGATTCGTGCGGATGAAAGCCGCCGTGGATAAGGTTGTGATGAAAAATCCTGCCCGGGGCGAGGAAGCCTTTTATGAGCAGAATTTTGTGTTTACCGATCCTTCCTTTTTTAAGGTATTTTCCTTCAAAATCAAGGAGGGAAGTGCGGCAAGTCTGGATCAGCCCTTTACGATGGTCATTTCGGAACGCGCCGCCCAAAAGTACTTTGGGGACGAAAATCCGGTAGGGAAAAGCCTGACGTACGAAGGAAGGTACCCCCTACAGATTATCGGGGTCGCCGAAAATCCGCCGTCCAATTCATCGTTCGATTTTGACTTCGTCGCCTCGGCGCTGACCTATCCCCAACTCAGTGAAAATAACAATATGGAGTGGGAGAAGGCAGGCATATTCAACACCTACCTATTGCTGGATTCGGAACAGTCGGTAGCCGTAGTGGAGAAAAATATCAAGCGCGAAGGCAAAAAAACGGGTGCATTTGCCGAGGACGCCGACTACCACCTGGAAGGCCTGACGACCATTCATTTGGGCAATAATTTCAATGACTCCGGCAATACCAAGCTAATCTACATTTTTACGGGCGTAGCGGTACTTATTCTACTCCTGGCCCTGTTCAATTACATGAGCCTCACCACGGCGCGGGCCACGCTGCGGGCCAAAGAAGTAGGGGTACGCAAAGTAGTCGGGGCCAATCGTGGCGGACTGGTCAGGCAGTTCTACGTAGAATCCGTGCTGCTGTGTTCCATTGCGTTCGCGCTGGCGTTCGTGCTGGTGCAGCTTTTACGGCAGCCCTTTTACAACCTGCTTAATCTACGGATCGATTCCTCCTTTCTTTTCTCTCCTGCATTTCTAGGGTACCTTATTGGGCTGCTGGTGCTAAGTGCATTGGTTGCCGGAAGCTACCCCGCGCTGGTACTGTCCGGGTTTGCTCCCCTGGAGGTACTTCGGGGCCGGTTGGCGGGTGGTCAAAGCAGCGCCGGCGTGAGACGGTTTTTCATGGTGTTACAGTTTACCGTTTCCATCGTGCTGATTGTCTGTAGCCTGGTGGTGAAGAATCAGTTGTCTTACATGCAAAACAAAAAACTGGGACTTTACAAAGACCAGGTACTGAGTATTCCATTATCCTCGACCGTAGCCGATAATTATTTCCCTTTACGCAACGAGATCCGGGACCAGGCGGGTGTCCAGAATGTGGCGGTAACCAACGCCGGACTTTTCAAAGGGTACAATATGTTTTTTCTAAATAACTTCACTACCAAGCAACAGGTACCCCTCGTCACCTATAGTGTGGATCATAACTTTACCGAAATCCTGGGCCTGAATTGGAAAACCAAACCCAATGCCGCACAGTGGAAAAACCAGAACTACGTGGTTCTGAACGAAACCGCCTTAAAAGAGCTGGGCATCCAGGGCGATCCGATCGGTCAGGAGGTCGTACAGGGAAGTAAGATAGCGGGTATTCTGAAGGATTTTCATTTCTCTTCGATCCAAAGCGAAATCAAGGCCATGGGGCTCTTTGTGGCAAACGATACCACCAATATCGTGAAGGCATTGGGAGGTAGGGGAGTGCTGTATGTCCGTCTCGATCCGAAAGCCGACATGCAGGAAAAAGTAGCGGCCATCGGCCGGATTTTCAAGAAGTACGACCAGGAAAAGCCCTTCGAGTATTACTTTCTGGACGATGCTTTTAACGAGACTTTCAAGACCGAAATCCGGATGTCAACCATGTTTACGGTCTTTACTTCTTTCGCGGTTTTTATTGCCTGCATGGGACTGTTTGGCTTAGCCGCCTTCACGGCCGAAACCCGCACCAAAGAAATCGGCATCCGCAAAGTACTAGGTGCCAGCGTAGCTAGTTTGGTGACCCTGCTCTCCCGGGATTTTCTGAATCTGGTGGTGGTGGCGCTGGTCATTGCCTCGCCCATCGCCTGGTACGTCATGAACGAATGGCTGCGGGATTTTCCCTACAAGATCAGTATCGGTTGGTGGATGTTTGCCCTGGCGGGCGGGCTGGCCGTGGGTGTTGCGTTGTTCACGGTTAGTTTTCAAGCCATCAAGGCGGCGCTGATGAATCCGGTGAAGTCGTTAAGGAGTGAATGA